The region TGCCGAAGAATTGGAACTGCCGCCCGTGAAAATCCACTGCTCCATTTTGGCGGAAGATGCAGTCAAAGCGGCGGTTTCGGACTACAAAAAGAAAAAAGGCGCAGAATAAGGCAGCAATATGGCAGGCGGTTGGGCACCCGACGGTGCGGAGCAAGAACAAATCGAAGCATCGCTGGAAGATGCACTGGCTTTGGTCCGGCAACATCTTCCCGCAGGCGAAAGCGCGCACGAATGCGCCGAGTGCGGCGAAGCGATTCCCGAAGCCCGCCGCCAAGCCTTGCCGGGCGTACAATTATGTATTGCCTGCCAAGAAGAAGCCGACAAACAGCAGTCTTTTCAGGCAGCCTATAACCGGCGCGGCAGCAAAGACAGCCAATTGAAATAGGCCGTCTGAAAGCACCGGCACATTTGGAAAAAGGCAACTGCCATGCCCTTTACTCCCGAACAACGGCAATCCCTGCCGGCACAAAAAGGCGTGGGCAAAACCATTGTGCAACACTTGCAGCAAATGGGCTTGGGACGGCACCGCCAAACCCACCGACGCAGATGCGGTCGATATTTTGCAGTAAGGTGCGGCGTTAACCGGTTGAACCTGCCGGAAAACCAGCCCGCAAGCCAAAGCGGCGATTACCGCAGCGGTAGAATGGGTCAAGGTACAAAATTAATTTTCAGACGGTCTAGAAACCCATATCATAAAGGCTGTCTGCAAAAAAATCGTAGGGCAGGCATCTCTGCCCGCAGACGTTTCCCGCTCTGGATCAAACCGGTAACTTCAGCGGGTGGCGCATACAAAATACCTCTGCCACAAAACCGAAGAAGGCGGAATGCCCTTGCCGGCAAGGAAGTGCATTTCCCCTGTAAAGGCACAGGCAAAACCGTCTTGCAGCATTTAGCCCAGATAGGCTTGGACGATGTTACCGGACGGGTATCGGCGGATTCGGATAATGTTTTGAAACAGGGTGCAAAACGAACCTGTTTGACCTGTGGGGAAAAACCTTCAGGCACGGGCTACCGTTTCCGCCCGCAAGGGGCGGACGAAACAATGTTTTCAAACACCCCGGAAGAAAAAAGGCAAAGGTCGTCCGGACACAAATACAGGCAAACAGACAACGATTGCGAAATAAGGAAAAAGCATATGATTACCATCACAGAAAACGCAGCCAAATATATCAACAACTACCTGACCAAACGCGGCAAAGGCTTGGGCGTACGGCTGGGTGTAAAAACCAGCGGCTGCTCGGGCATGGCTTATAATCTTGAATTTGTCGATGAAGCCGATGCCATGGATACCGTTTATGAAGCCTTTGGTGCAAAAGTATTCGTCGATCCGAAAAGTTTGGTTTATTTGGACGGCACTCAAGTCGATTACACCAAAGAAGGCTTGCAGGAAGGTTTCAAATTTGAAAACCCGAATGTGAAAGATTCTTGCGGCTGCGGTGAAAGCTTTCACGTTTGAACCAACGCCCACTATCGAAATAATTATAATTGGTTAAATTAAAGTATTTATTCGGCATTACTCGCGCTACGCTCTTTAAATATTAAAAACCATTTATATTACGGGTATAGCGTTATATTTATCAAATTAAATACTTTTACAAAGCCAACATTATTCGCGCGACCATTGGGAAGATTGCGGCTTATTGGAAGCCGAAGATTGCCTGCTTAGCTTCCAAAGCCGGGACTAGCAAGCATTGGAGCAAAATCTGGCGAATCAGCCTGTGTTTTGGTGTATAAATCTGATTGGTTTTACAATAAATTCCGCCACCAGAAAGCGTTTATATGTTGGCTTAATTGCGTCAAGCGCCCAATTATCAATCGCACGTGAAGCCAAGAGCAGCATCGTGAAAATGGCACGAGATACCCGGCAAGAAAGTGCCTATGCTGCCGAATTGCAGCAATTAGCAGCCGACATTGCCGCCGGAAAAAAACCTTTCCGCCTGTTCCACTTTTTAAACAGAAAGCAGCCGCACCGCCCCGGCTGTATGATTTTTCATCATGAACCAATATTTCGACCTATTCCAACTGCCTGTCCGATTCGATCTTGATGAACAAAAGCTCGAACAAACCTATCGCGATTTAGCGGCGCGTTTTCACCCCGACAAATTTGCCGCGGCATCCGCTTTCGAGCAAAAACAGGCCGTGATGATGTCTGCCACCATCAACGAAGCTTACCAAACCTTAAAAAATCCGATTGACCGCGCTTCCTGCCTATTGAAAGCGCAAAATATCGAAGCCGATGCACCGGAACACACGGCTTTCGCACCGGAATTTTTGATGCAGCAAATGGAATGGCGCGAAACTTTAATGGACGCGCAAATGGAACAAAACCAAGCAGCAATTGCTGTTTTAGATGAAGAAGTTCGAAACGAGCAACAATCACTATTCGCCGC is a window of Neisseria yangbaofengii DNA encoding:
- a CDS encoding DksA/TraR family C4-type zinc finger protein gives rise to the protein MAGGWAPDGAEQEQIEASLEDALALVRQHLPAGESAHECAECGEAIPEARRQALPGVQLCIACQEEADKQQSFQAAYNRRGSKDSQLK
- the iscA gene encoding iron-sulfur cluster assembly protein IscA encodes the protein MITITENAAKYINNYLTKRGKGLGVRLGVKTSGCSGMAYNLEFVDEADAMDTVYEAFGAKVFVDPKSLVYLDGTQVDYTKEGLQEGFKFENPNVKDSCGCGESFHV
- the hscB gene encoding Fe-S protein assembly co-chaperone HscB, which produces MNQYFDLFQLPVRFDLDEQKLEQTYRDLAARFHPDKFAAASAFEQKQAVMMSATINEAYQTLKNPIDRASCLLKAQNIEADAPEHTAFAPEFLMQQMEWRETLMDAQMEQNQAAIAVLDEEVRNEQQSLFAALNSAFAKEDYDNAAQLVRHGRFLNKLRSEIAAAL